The following coding sequences lie in one Eschrichtius robustus isolate mEscRob2 chromosome 10, mEscRob2.pri, whole genome shotgun sequence genomic window:
- the NXNL2 gene encoding nucleoredoxin-like protein 2, which translates to MVDVLGGRRLVTYDGTWVEAEAALQNKVVALYSAAGRCAPSRDFTPLLCHFYAELADQARPSARFELVFGSADGGAQEMLDFMRELHGAWLALPFHDPYRHELRTRYHIMAIPRLVIVKPSGDVITDKGRKQIRERGLACFQNWVEAADIFQNFSG; encoded by the exons ATGGTGGACGTGCTGGGCGGGCGGCGCCTGGTGACCTACGACGGCACGTGGGTGGAGGCCGAGGCGGCGCTGCAGAACAAGGTGGTGGCGCTGTACTCCGCCGCGGGCCGGTGCGCGCCCAGCCGCGATTTCACGCCGCTGCTCTGCCACTTCTACGCGGAGCTAGCGGACCAGGCGCGGCCGTCCGCCCGCTTCGAGTTGGTCTTCGGGTCCGCCGACGGCGGCGCGCAGGAGATGCTGGACTTCATGCGGGAGCTGCACGGCGCCTGGCTGGCGCTGCCCTTCCACGACCCCTACCGGCA TGAGCTGAGGACCAGGTACCACATCATGGCCATCCCCAGGCTTGTGATCGTGAAACCGAGCGGGGACGTCATCACTGACAAAGGGCGGAAGCAGATCCGGGAGCGGGGGCTGGCCTGCTTCCAGAACTGGGTGGAGGCAGCTGACATCTTCCAGAATTTCTCCGGTTGA